One window of the Candidatus Goldiibacteriota bacterium HGW-Goldbacteria-1 genome contains the following:
- a CDS encoding MotA/TolQ/ExbB proton channel family protein, whose protein sequence is MFGDTSFWQLFIKGGAAVFFLLGVSVLSWWIIIDRAICFSRIKVNTLDFMDRVKKMLAKKDKQGVLTLCQTTPGPLSAVIRSGMEASGDGREKMEAAMQRTLNYEAARMQKFLGILATVGSVSPFVGLFGTILGIIKAFRDLALAHGGGPSVVANGIAEALVATAMGIFVAIPAVVGYNLFVRAIDNTETETINAASELADLMD, encoded by the coding sequence ATGTTTGGAGATACTTCGTTCTGGCAGCTTTTCATTAAAGGCGGAGCTGCCGTATTTTTTCTGCTTGGCGTGTCTGTCCTGTCCTGGTGGATAATTATTGACAGGGCAATATGTTTTTCCAGAATAAAAGTGAATACCCTGGATTTTATGGACAGGGTTAAAAAGATGCTGGCAAAAAAGGACAAACAGGGCGTGCTTACACTCTGCCAGACAACACCGGGCCCGTTAAGCGCTGTGATACGCTCCGGAATGGAAGCGTCCGGGGATGGCAGGGAAAAAATGGAAGCTGCCATGCAGAGGACCCTTAATTATGAAGCGGCAAGAATGCAGAAGTTTCTTGGAATTCTTGCCACGGTGGGAAGTGTTTCGCCGTTTGTAGGGCTTTTTGGAACCATCCTTGGAATAATAAAGGCATTCAGGGACCTGGCGCTTGCGCACGGCGGCGGGCCTTCTGTCGTGGCAAACGGTATCGCGGAAGCGCTTGTAGCCACCGCTATGGGTATTTTTGTCGCCATTCCTGCAGTTGTGGGCTACAACTTATTTGTACGTGCCATTGATAATACAGAAACTGAAACCATAAACGCCGCGTCTGAACTTGCGGACCTGATGGATTAG
- a CDS encoding epimerase, protein MAKLVVTGGAGFLGFHICKKLADKYEKILVLDIDTFRKEEYAANVEYKKVDVRDFEAVKEAFKGYDAVVNAAAALPLWSKKDIYSTNVDGIKNVLEAAKANNINRVVQVSSTAVYGVPEKHPLFETDPLIGVGPYGETKITAEKICEEYRTKGMTVPVVRPKTFIGTERLGVFQILYDWVEAGALIPCIGNGNNRYELLEVQDLVDAIYLMLTKPAEIANDTFNVGAKNTPPVKQYLEEFFSRVGSKSRVMKTPAGLLIFFLEIFWMLRISPLYKWVYGTAHKDSFVSIEKAETKLGWSPKFTEADALVHSYEWYIKHEKEVKGASGVTHRVAWKQGILAPFKGFMVMLNKNK, encoded by the coding sequence ATGGCAAAACTTGTTGTGACCGGCGGCGCGGGATTTTTAGGGTTTCACATCTGCAAAAAACTTGCGGATAAATATGAAAAAATTCTTGTGCTTGACATTGACACATTCAGAAAAGAAGAGTACGCGGCAAATGTGGAGTATAAGAAAGTTGATGTAAGGGATTTTGAAGCTGTAAAAGAGGCCTTTAAAGGTTATGACGCCGTGGTAAACGCGGCGGCAGCGCTTCCTTTGTGGAGCAAAAAAGATATCTATTCCACCAACGTGGACGGCATAAAAAACGTTCTTGAAGCGGCAAAAGCAAACAATATCAACAGGGTGGTACAGGTAAGCTCCACAGCTGTTTACGGCGTGCCGGAAAAGCACCCGCTTTTTGAAACAGACCCGCTTATAGGCGTAGGGCCTTACGGCGAAACAAAAATAACAGCCGAAAAAATATGCGAAGAGTACAGGACAAAAGGCATGACAGTTCCTGTTGTCAGGCCCAAGACTTTTATCGGTACAGAAAGGCTTGGAGTCTTTCAGATACTGTATGACTGGGTGGAAGCAGGCGCCCTTATCCCGTGCATAGGCAACGGCAATAACAGGTATGAACTGCTTGAAGTTCAGGACCTGGTGGACGCAATTTACCTTATGCTCACAAAACCCGCGGAAATCGCCAATGACACATTTAACGTGGGCGCTAAAAATACGCCGCCTGTAAAACAATACCTTGAAGAATTTTTCAGCAGGGTGGGTTCCAAATCACGCGTTATGAAAACTCCGGCAGGGCTTTTGATATTTTTCCTTGAAATATTCTGGATGCTGCGCATATCGCCCCTTTACAAATGGGTATACGGCACCGCGCATAAGGATTCCTTTGTATCAATAGAAAAAGCGGAAACAAAGCTTGGCTGGTCGCCAAAGTTTACCGAAGCAGACGCCCTTGTCCACTCCTACGAATGGTATATAAAGCACGAAAAAGAGGTAAAAGGCGCAAGCGGGGTAACCCACAGGGTGGCATGGAAGCAGGGAATTCTGGCGCCGTTTAAGGGATTTATGGTGATGTTAAACAAGAATAAGTAA
- a CDS encoding AAA family ATPase: MSYEQYFGLTEQPFSNAPDSRFYYDSEMHQEAMVKIMHAAETMKGLVVMLGEIGAGKTLLARKVLEKLEADDSFVESLLVIVHSEITASWLLKRIAFQIGIKNPAEKKEELLPQLYQRLLGLYEEGKKAVILIDEANMLKTREIFEEFRGLLNLEVPGRKLLTLVLIGMPELEQNIALDPPLEQRIAIKFKLRKLERGTTINYIKHRMKVAGNENDIFSDMALDAIFEYAGGTPRLINTICDNALLEAYLMKRERIDFEIIEHVCQDLGLKRKI; the protein is encoded by the coding sequence TTGAGCTACGAACAGTATTTTGGACTTACAGAACAGCCTTTTTCCAACGCGCCTGATTCAAGGTTTTATTATGACAGTGAGATGCATCAGGAAGCCATGGTGAAAATAATGCATGCGGCCGAAACCATGAAAGGCCTTGTGGTTATGCTGGGGGAAATTGGCGCGGGTAAAACCCTGCTTGCCAGGAAAGTGCTTGAAAAACTGGAAGCGGATGATTCATTTGTGGAATCGCTGCTTGTAATAGTGCATTCGGAAATTACGGCATCCTGGCTGTTAAAACGGATAGCTTTTCAGATAGGCATAAAGAATCCCGCGGAAAAAAAGGAAGAACTTCTTCCTCAGCTGTATCAAAGGTTATTAGGCCTTTACGAAGAAGGCAAGAAAGCTGTTATTCTTATTGATGAAGCCAACATGCTTAAAACAAGGGAAATTTTTGAAGAATTCAGGGGGCTTTTAAACCTTGAAGTGCCGGGCAGAAAACTTTTGACCCTTGTCCTTATAGGAATGCCGGAGCTGGAACAGAACATAGCGCTTGACCCGCCGCTGGAGCAGAGAATAGCCATAAAGTTTAAACTGCGAAAACTGGAAAGGGGCACTACAATAAATTATATAAAACACAGGATGAAAGTAGCGGGAAATGAAAATGATATTTTTTCCGACATGGCGCTGGATGCCATATTTGAATACGCCGGCGGAACTCCGCGCCTGATAAACACCATATGCGATAACGCCCTGTTAGAGGCGTATCTGATGAAAAGGGAAAGAATAGATTTTGAAATAATAGAACATGTATGCCAGGATTTGGGGTTAAAAAGAAAAATTTAA